The Streptomyces sp. NBC_01689 genome includes a window with the following:
- a CDS encoding mechanosensitive ion channel family protein: MENVLRPVIVVGGSVVLALLIGWSVDRLLRRVDDRHSETSLWGLLRRGRIPFQLVLFAALLRGSYDEAELLVEHRIGIGRTLTLILIGAAAWLVVSIATAVVDTSYSRYANAHRDPARVRRVRTQVALIQRVVTAVVGVVAIAAMLLTFPAMRAAGASLLASAGILGIVAGVAAQSTLANLFAGLQIAFGDMVRLGDTVVVDGEWGTVEEITLTFLTVRTWDERRITMPVSYFTSKPFENWSRGTPQMTGIVFFHLDHSAPVEAMREKLRDIVRECPAWDGRDHGLAVTDSTPNTIQVRALVTAKDADDIWTVRVTVREQMIRWLTEQHPYALPRVNTAEAVLPPGQLPGPTRTEPDGAATARHNHAHTSGPPRTGPGRG, encoded by the coding sequence ATGGAGAACGTACTGCGCCCGGTGATCGTCGTCGGCGGCTCGGTCGTGCTCGCACTGCTCATCGGGTGGTCCGTGGACCGCCTGTTGCGTCGGGTGGACGACCGTCACAGCGAGACCTCCCTGTGGGGTCTGCTCCGCCGCGGCCGCATCCCCTTCCAGCTGGTCCTGTTCGCGGCTCTGCTCAGAGGGTCGTACGACGAGGCGGAACTGCTCGTGGAGCACCGGATCGGCATCGGCAGGACGCTGACCCTGATCCTGATCGGCGCCGCCGCCTGGCTGGTGGTGAGCATCGCGACGGCCGTCGTCGACACCTCGTACTCCCGCTACGCGAACGCCCACCGCGATCCGGCGCGGGTGCGCCGGGTGCGCACCCAGGTCGCGCTGATCCAGCGGGTGGTCACCGCGGTCGTCGGTGTCGTCGCGATCGCCGCGATGCTGCTCACCTTCCCGGCGATGCGCGCGGCCGGCGCCTCACTGCTCGCCTCGGCCGGCATCCTCGGCATCGTCGCCGGTGTCGCCGCCCAGTCCACGCTCGCGAACCTCTTCGCCGGGCTGCAGATCGCCTTCGGCGACATGGTGCGGCTCGGGGACACGGTCGTCGTGGACGGCGAGTGGGGCACGGTCGAGGAGATCACCCTGACCTTCCTGACCGTCCGGACCTGGGACGAACGCCGGATCACCATGCCGGTCTCGTACTTCACCTCGAAGCCCTTCGAGAACTGGTCGCGCGGCACCCCGCAGATGACCGGCATCGTCTTCTTCCACCTCGACCACAGCGCTCCGGTGGAGGCCATGCGCGAGAAGCTGCGGGACATCGTGCGCGAGTGCCCGGCCTGGGACGGCCGTGATCACGGTCTGGCCGTCACGGACTCGACGCCCAACACCATCCAGGTACGCGCCCTGGTCACGGCCAAGGACGCGGACGACATCTGGACGGTCCGGGTCACGGTGCGCGAGCAGATGATCCGCTGGCTCACCGAGCAGCACCCCTACGCCCTCCCCCGCGTCAACACGGCGGAGGCGGTACTTCCACCGGGACAGCTCCCCGGCCCGACCCGCACGGAACCCGACGGCGCGGCGACCGCCCGCCACAACCACGCGCACACCTCCGGGCCCCCGCGCACCGGTCCGGGCCGCGGCTGA
- a CDS encoding dienelactone hydrolase family protein, translating to MNIMLFHSTYGLRPAVRAAADRLRAAGHEVWTPDLFEGRTFETVEEGMACKDEIGKVELLKRAVLSAAPYSDRGLVYAGFSLGASLAQTLALGDEKARGLLLLHGTSDIAENASVDELPVQLHVAEPDQFETEDWLGAWYLQMRRAGAEVEIYRYAGAGHLYTDPGLPDHDAEAAEATWKVALGFLDSL from the coding sequence ATGAACATCATGCTCTTCCACTCGACGTACGGTCTGCGGCCCGCGGTGCGCGCGGCGGCGGACCGGCTGCGGGCCGCGGGACACGAGGTGTGGACGCCCGACCTCTTCGAGGGGCGCACCTTCGAGACCGTGGAGGAGGGCATGGCCTGCAAGGACGAGATCGGCAAGGTCGAGCTGCTCAAGCGCGCGGTCCTGTCCGCGGCGCCCTACTCGGACCGCGGTCTGGTGTACGCGGGGTTCTCCCTCGGTGCCTCCCTCGCGCAGACCCTGGCCCTCGGCGACGAGAAGGCCCGCGGGCTGCTCCTGCTGCACGGCACGTCGGACATCGCCGAGAACGCCTCGGTGGACGAGCTGCCGGTCCAGCTCCATGTCGCCGAGCCGGACCAGTTCGAGACGGAGGACTGGCTCGGTGCCTGGTATCTGCAGATGCGCAGAGCGGGCGCCGAGGTGGAGATCTACCGGTACGCGGGCGCCGGCCACCTCTACACCGACCCCGGGCTGCCCGACCACGACGCCGAGGCGGCCGAGGCCACCTGGAAGGTGGCGCTCGGCTTCCTCGACAGCCTGTAG
- a CDS encoding DsbA family protein, giving the protein MSKRNSQTAKSAARERLRIERERQARRDKVKRQVIVAGGIVAVLAIAGGVGYAVVQNNKPGYWEAAKDDKLVKPANTTGADGTTVVLGKSTAKKTLVMYEDPRCPICAQFEQTVGSTVKKDYDDGKFKIEYVGATFIDNGSPGEGSKNALSAMGAALNVSPEAFLEYKTALYSAKYHPEETDDKFKSDDYLIKVADTVSALKGNAAFQKAVKDGTYDKWALDMSEKFNKSGVQGTPTLKMDGKTLTGSDGKNAPMTVADFTTAIDKALAA; this is encoded by the coding sequence ATGAGCAAGCGGAACAGCCAGACGGCCAAGTCGGCGGCGCGCGAGAGGCTGCGCATCGAGCGCGAGCGCCAGGCCAGGCGCGACAAGGTCAAGCGCCAGGTCATCGTCGCCGGCGGGATCGTCGCCGTCCTCGCGATAGCGGGCGGCGTCGGCTACGCGGTCGTGCAGAACAACAAGCCCGGGTACTGGGAGGCCGCGAAGGACGACAAGCTCGTCAAGCCGGCCAACACCACCGGCGCCGACGGCACCACCGTCGTGCTCGGCAAGAGCACCGCGAAGAAGACCCTGGTGATGTACGAGGACCCGCGCTGCCCGATCTGCGCCCAGTTCGAGCAGACCGTCGGCAGCACCGTCAAGAAGGACTACGACGACGGCAAGTTCAAGATCGAGTACGTCGGGGCCACCTTCATCGACAACGGCAGCCCCGGCGAGGGCTCGAAGAACGCCCTCAGCGCCATGGGCGCCGCGCTGAACGTGAGCCCCGAGGCCTTCCTCGAGTACAAGACCGCGCTGTACTCGGCGAAGTACCACCCGGAGGAGACGGACGACAAGTTCAAGAGCGACGACTACCTGATCAAGGTCGCGGACACGGTCTCCGCCCTCAAGGGCAACGCGGCCTTCCAGAAGGCCGTGAAGGACGGCACCTACGACAAGTGGGCGCTCGACATGTCCGAGAAGTTCAACAAGAGCGGCGTCCAGGGCACCCCGACCCTGAAGATGGACGGCAAGACGCTGACGGGCTCCGACGGCAAGAACGCCCCGATGACCGTTGCCGACTTCACGACGGCCATCGACAAGGCGCTCGCCGCCTGA
- a CDS encoding alkaline phosphatase D family protein encodes MTSRLSSSDPMGAANSRAPRRRTVVKAAAATAVLAAPLAAALPARAAEAPAFLHGVASGDPLPDGILLWTRVTPTSAATPGSGLGPDTEVSWTVAKDKAFTTIVAKGSLTATAAADHTVKADIRGLEPATDYWFRFSAGGTDSPVARTRTTPAADASVPGLRFGVVSCANWEAGYFSAYRHLAARGDLDAWLHLGDYIYEYKSGEYGTRGTVVRPHSPAGEILTLADYRTRHGRYKTDPDLQALHHRAPVVAIWDDHEFADNAWSGGAVNHTEGAEGTWTARQAAAKQAYFEWMPVRPAIEGTTYRRLRFGKLADLSLLDLRSFRSQQASTASGSVDDPDRTITGRAQLDWLKSGLKTSDTTWRLVGNSVMISPFAVGSLSADLLKPLAKLLGLPQEGIALNTDQWDGYTDDRRELLAHLRSNAIRNTVFLTGDIHMAWANDVPVDAGTYPLSASAATEFVVTSMTSDNLDDIVKVPEGVVSAIASPVIRAANRHVHWVDTDRHGYGVLDVTPTRAQMDYYVISDRANPNATSSWSRSYRTLTGSQTVERTYDPV; translated from the coding sequence GTGACCAGTCGTCTCAGCTCATCCGACCCCATGGGCGCCGCCAACTCCCGCGCCCCACGCCGCCGTACGGTCGTCAAGGCCGCGGCCGCCACCGCCGTCCTCGCCGCTCCGCTCGCGGCCGCCCTGCCGGCCCGCGCGGCCGAGGCTCCCGCCTTCCTGCACGGCGTCGCCTCCGGCGACCCGCTCCCGGACGGCATCCTGCTGTGGACCCGGGTGACCCCCACCTCCGCGGCGACCCCCGGCTCCGGACTCGGACCGGACACCGAGGTCTCCTGGACCGTCGCGAAGGACAAGGCGTTCACCACGATCGTCGCCAAGGGCTCCCTCACCGCGACGGCCGCCGCCGACCACACCGTCAAGGCCGACATCCGCGGCCTGGAACCGGCCACCGACTACTGGTTCCGCTTCTCCGCGGGCGGCACCGACTCCCCCGTCGCCCGTACCCGCACCACGCCGGCCGCCGACGCCTCCGTGCCCGGTCTGCGCTTCGGCGTGGTCTCCTGCGCCAACTGGGAGGCCGGCTACTTCTCGGCCTACCGCCACCTCGCGGCCCGCGGCGACCTCGACGCCTGGCTGCACCTCGGTGACTACATCTACGAGTACAAGTCCGGCGAGTACGGGACGCGCGGCACGGTCGTACGGCCGCACTCCCCCGCGGGCGAGATCCTCACCCTCGCCGACTACCGCACCCGGCACGGCCGTTACAAGACCGACCCCGATCTCCAGGCCCTCCACCACCGGGCTCCGGTCGTGGCGATCTGGGACGACCACGAGTTCGCCGACAACGCGTGGTCGGGCGGCGCGGTCAACCACACCGAGGGCGCCGAGGGCACCTGGACCGCCCGCCAGGCCGCCGCGAAGCAGGCCTACTTCGAGTGGATGCCGGTCCGCCCCGCGATCGAGGGCACCACCTACCGCCGGCTGCGCTTCGGCAAGCTCGCCGACCTCTCCCTGCTCGACCTGCGCTCCTTCCGGTCCCAGCAGGCGTCCACGGCCAGCGGCTCGGTCGACGACCCGGACCGTACGATCACCGGACGCGCGCAGCTCGACTGGCTGAAGTCCGGGCTCAAGACCTCGGACACCACCTGGCGGCTGGTCGGCAACTCGGTGATGATCTCGCCGTTCGCCGTGGGATCCCTCTCCGCCGACCTGCTCAAGCCGCTCGCCAAGCTGCTCGGCCTGCCCCAGGAGGGCATCGCCCTCAACACGGACCAGTGGGACGGCTACACCGACGACCGCCGCGAACTCCTCGCGCACCTGCGCTCCAACGCCATCCGCAACACGGTCTTCCTGACCGGCGACATCCACATGGCGTGGGCCAACGACGTGCCGGTGGACGCCGGGACCTATCCGCTGTCCGCCTCCGCCGCCACCGAGTTCGTGGTCACCTCGATGACCTCCGACAACCTCGACGACATCGTCAAGGTCCCCGAGGGCGTCGTGTCGGCGATCGCCTCCCCCGTGATACGCGCGGCGAACCGGCACGTCCACTGGGTCGACACCGACCGCCACGGCTACGGCGTGCTGGACGTCACCCCGACCCGGGCACAGATGGACTACTACGTGATCTCCGACCGCGCGAACCCGAACGCGACCTCGTCCTGGTCCCGTTCGTACCGCACGCTGACCGGATCGCAGACCGTGGAGCGGACCTACGACCCGGTGTAG
- a CDS encoding DUF2252 domain-containing protein — MSVPQLSAEQRGEQILAVFDTAFGELLAADPAAFRVKFRKMAASAFAFYRGTAGLFYHDLEADRRGGPYLDERTSRVWIHGDLHAENFGTYMDAQGRLIFNVNDFDEAYVGPFTWDLKRFAASVALIGYAKALSDDQITELVTVYATAYRERIRSLATGAKSDEVPPFTLDTAEGPLLDALRDARSLTRFGLLDSMTEIRDFERRFAPGGGSIELDAATRYKVLAAFDGYLETLPESSLTRPDSYRVKDVVGRRGIGIGSAGLPSYNILLEGNSDALENDVVIYIKQAQTPAVSRHITDSSIRDYFQHEGHRTVISQRALQAHADPWLGWTELDGAGQLVAEVSPYAVDLDWSDIDDPEEIASVVADLGRATAAMHAAADDESGHSELVPFSTERAIDAAIAADEEGFAALLVDFAHGYGARARGDHQIFVDLFRNGRIPGL, encoded by the coding sequence ATGTCGGTCCCGCAGCTCAGCGCCGAGCAACGCGGCGAGCAGATCCTCGCCGTCTTCGACACCGCCTTCGGCGAGCTCCTGGCCGCCGACCCGGCCGCGTTCCGCGTGAAGTTCCGGAAGATGGCGGCCTCCGCCTTCGCGTTCTACCGGGGCACGGCGGGGCTCTTCTACCACGACCTGGAGGCCGACCGGCGGGGCGGCCCGTACCTGGACGAGCGGACCTCCCGGGTGTGGATCCACGGCGACCTGCACGCGGAGAACTTCGGCACCTACATGGACGCCCAGGGCCGCCTGATCTTCAACGTGAACGACTTCGACGAGGCCTACGTCGGCCCCTTCACCTGGGACCTCAAGCGCTTCGCCGCCTCCGTGGCGCTCATCGGGTACGCCAAGGCGCTCAGTGACGACCAGATCACCGAGCTGGTCACGGTGTACGCGACCGCCTACCGCGAGCGCATCCGCTCCCTGGCCACCGGCGCCAAGAGCGACGAGGTGCCGCCCTTCACGCTGGACACCGCCGAGGGCCCGCTGCTGGACGCGTTGCGCGACGCGCGCTCGCTGACCCGCTTCGGGTTGCTCGACTCGATGACCGAGATCCGTGACTTCGAGCGCCGCTTCGCCCCCGGCGGCGGCTCCATCGAGCTGGACGCGGCCACCCGCTACAAGGTGCTCGCCGCCTTCGACGGCTACCTGGAGACGCTCCCCGAGTCCTCCCTCACCCGCCCGGACTCGTACCGCGTGAAGGACGTCGTCGGCCGCCGCGGCATCGGCATCGGCTCGGCCGGTCTGCCCTCGTACAACATCCTGCTGGAGGGCAACAGCGACGCGCTGGAGAACGACGTCGTGATCTACATCAAGCAGGCCCAGACCCCCGCCGTCTCCCGGCACATCACGGACTCCTCGATCCGCGACTACTTCCAGCACGAGGGCCACCGCACGGTGATCTCCCAGCGCGCGCTGCAGGCGCACGCCGACCCGTGGCTGGGCTGGACCGAGCTGGACGGCGCCGGGCAGCTCGTCGCCGAGGTCTCGCCGTACGCGGTGGACCTGGACTGGAGCGACATCGACGACCCCGAGGAGATCGCCTCGGTCGTCGCGGACCTCGGCCGGGCCACGGCCGCGATGCACGCGGCGGCGGACGACGAGAGCGGCCACTCGGAGCTGGTGCCGTTCTCCACCGAGCGGGCCATCGACGCGGCGATCGCGGCCGACGAGGAGGGCTTCGCCGCCCTCCTGGTCGACTTCGCGCACGGTTACGGCGCCCGCGCGCGCGGCGACCACCAGATCTTCGTGGACCTGTTCCGCAACGGCCGGATCCCCGGCCTGTAG